In Burkholderia savannae, one genomic interval encodes:
- a CDS encoding anti-CBASS protein Acb1 family protein, protein MGGYYGDADEGSQASLNVGTAMSAELMRLLGADDLQPGSPPSYEMCKVIYSYHPLGAKMAEAPYEEALSQEREITIPGTPEDDLIAAFRKEWKKLGGVGADEIIKSFMTLKRVYGIASLIVGARDFPTDEPLPVERLHELDLYFNILDPLNTAGSLVLNQNPNAPDFQKPQFLRVANHDYHPSRAVIALNEAPIYIEWTNSAFGFVGRSVYQRALYPLKSYVQAMITDNAIIEKSGLLVYKMKSPGAVLDKVALAWGGLKRRMLKGAKTGNVMSIGIEESIESIDLKNIRDAAEFARMNVIKNIATSAKMPAVMIAQDTLTEGFGEGTEDAKLIARFIDRVRIEMGPAYDFLDPIVMRRAWSPEFYASMQRKHPSLYGNMPYATAFMEWKNAFTATWPNLLVEPDSEKIKTDDVITKAAIACVEVMLPELDPENKAMAIGWLAEVMNERKLMFSAPLEIDLEALKSYEPPLLPTEPHPEVESSHE, encoded by the coding sequence ATGGGCGGTTACTACGGCGATGCTGACGAAGGCTCGCAAGCGAGTCTGAACGTCGGCACGGCGATGTCCGCCGAGCTCATGCGGCTACTGGGCGCTGATGACCTGCAACCCGGGTCGCCCCCGTCGTACGAGATGTGCAAGGTCATCTACAGCTACCACCCGCTGGGCGCGAAGATGGCCGAGGCGCCTTACGAGGAAGCGCTGTCGCAGGAACGCGAGATCACGATTCCGGGTACGCCCGAGGACGATCTGATCGCTGCGTTCCGGAAGGAATGGAAGAAGCTGGGCGGCGTCGGCGCGGACGAGATCATCAAGAGCTTCATGACGTTGAAGCGCGTCTACGGCATCGCCTCGCTGATCGTCGGCGCCCGGGATTTCCCGACGGATGAGCCGCTGCCGGTCGAGCGCCTGCACGAGCTCGACCTATACTTCAACATCCTCGATCCGCTGAACACGGCCGGCTCGCTGGTGCTGAACCAGAATCCGAATGCGCCGGACTTCCAGAAGCCGCAGTTCCTGCGCGTCGCGAACCACGACTACCACCCGTCGCGCGCGGTGATCGCGCTGAACGAAGCACCGATCTACATCGAATGGACGAACAGCGCATTCGGCTTTGTCGGCCGCTCGGTCTACCAGCGCGCGCTATACCCGCTGAAGTCATACGTGCAGGCGATGATCACGGACAACGCGATCATCGAGAAATCGGGGCTACTGGTCTACAAGATGAAGTCGCCGGGCGCGGTGCTCGACAAGGTTGCGCTCGCCTGGGGAGGCCTGAAGCGCCGCATGCTGAAGGGCGCGAAGACGGGCAACGTGATGTCGATCGGCATCGAGGAAAGCATTGAGTCGATTGACCTGAAGAACATCCGCGACGCCGCGGAGTTCGCGCGCATGAACGTCATTAAGAACATCGCGACGTCCGCGAAGATGCCGGCCGTGATGATCGCGCAGGACACGCTGACCGAAGGGTTCGGCGAGGGCACCGAGGACGCGAAGCTGATCGCTCGGTTCATCGACCGAGTGCGGATCGAGATGGGGCCGGCATACGACTTTCTCGACCCGATCGTGATGCGCCGCGCATGGAGTCCCGAGTTCTATGCATCGATGCAGCGCAAGCACCCGAGCTTGTACGGAAACATGCCATATGCGACGGCGTTCATGGAGTGGAAGAACGCTTTCACCGCCACATGGCCGAACCTGCTGGTCGAGCCGGACAGCGAGAAGATCAAGACCGACGACGTAATCACGAAGGCGGCGATCGCGTGCGTCGAGGTGATGCTCCCCGAGCTGGATCCGGAGAATAAGGCGATGGCGATCGGATGGTTGGCCGAGGTTATGAACGAGCGCAAGCTCATGTTCTCGGCGCCGCTCGAGATCGATCTCGAGGCGCTGAAATCGTACGAGCCGCCGCTGCTGCCCACCGAGCCGCATCCAGAAGTCGAATCGTCGCATGAGTAG
- a CDS encoding RusA family crossover junction endodeoxyribonuclease encodes MSQQSLIGAPVVANRIEFIVPGAPVAKGRPKFARRGAHVTTYTPEKTERYENLVKMAARAAMRSTEPYAGPIRLIVHISLPIPASWSQKKREAAAAGAIGATKKPDADNVVKALKDGMNGVVYVDDGQVVDLWISKRYARTPGVRIEVIELNLQRA; translated from the coding sequence ATGAGCCAGCAATCGCTCATCGGCGCGCCCGTCGTCGCCAATCGCATCGAGTTCATCGTGCCAGGCGCGCCGGTCGCGAAAGGCCGCCCGAAATTTGCCCGCCGCGGCGCGCACGTCACGACCTACACGCCCGAGAAGACCGAGCGCTACGAGAACCTCGTGAAGATGGCGGCGCGCGCGGCGATGCGCAGCACGGAGCCATACGCCGGCCCGATCCGCCTGATCGTGCACATCAGCCTGCCAATCCCCGCGAGCTGGTCGCAGAAGAAGCGGGAGGCGGCGGCCGCCGGCGCGATCGGCGCGACGAAGAAGCCCGACGCCGACAACGTCGTGAAAGCGCTGAAGGACGGCATGAACGGCGTGGTGTACGTCGACGACGGCCAGGTCGTTGATCTCTGGATCTCGAAGCGATACGCGCGCACGCCCGGTGTGCGAATCGAGGTCATCGAACTGAATCTGCAGCGAGCCTGA
- a CDS encoding lipocalin/fatty acid-binding family protein — MAGDWIKMRTNLWDDPRVSNLCDLTGCSEAAVIGGLYWLWATADDHSADGEMHGLTLAAIARKTGVPNLGTALRDIGWIEEIDGGIRLIRFNEHNGTSAKKRAQTGKRVATHRSNADVTQEALQNGESGVTGALAREEKRREEPKTEGTKTDVGEPRASAIEKARPSELSAAMRRNSIEAQPGDPRIVAAAEAGITVETIEAACAEAKASDPTGRIKPGFVLSIAERWIRDAAKTPAARASPTPTWSDQNASTIAALTGRNRSHEPDDRTIDV; from the coding sequence GTGGCCGGCGACTGGATCAAGATGCGCACGAACCTGTGGGACGACCCGCGGGTTTCGAACCTGTGCGACCTCACCGGGTGCAGCGAAGCGGCAGTGATCGGCGGTCTGTACTGGCTCTGGGCCACGGCCGATGACCATTCCGCTGACGGCGAGATGCACGGCCTGACGCTTGCCGCAATCGCTCGCAAAACCGGCGTCCCGAATCTCGGCACCGCGCTGCGCGACATCGGCTGGATCGAGGAAATCGACGGCGGCATCCGCCTCATTCGGTTCAACGAGCACAACGGAACGTCCGCCAAGAAGCGAGCCCAGACGGGCAAGCGCGTTGCCACGCATAGAAGTAACGCCGATGTAACGCAGGAAGCGTTACAGAACGGCGAGTCCGGCGTTACAGGTGCGTTAGCTAGAGAAGAGAAGAGAAGAGAAGAACCTAAAACCGAGGGTACTAAGACGGACGTAGGTGAACCTCGCGCGAGCGCGATTGAAAAAGCGCGTCCGTCCGAGCTATCCGCTGCGATGCGAAGGAATTCGATCGAGGCCCAGCCAGGCGATCCGCGAATCGTCGCTGCAGCAGAGGCGGGCATCACCGTCGAGACGATCGAAGCAGCTTGCGCCGAGGCTAAGGCATCCGATCCGACTGGTCGCATCAAGCCCGGTTTCGTGCTGTCGATCGCTGAACGCTGGATTCGAGATGCCGCGAAGACGCCGGCGGCCCGAGCCTCGCCGACGCCGACCTGGAGCGACCAGAACGCCAGCACGATCGCAGCACTCACCGGAAGGAATCGAAGCCATGAACCAGATGACCGAACCATCGACGTTTAA
- a CDS encoding CII family transcriptional regulator has protein sequence MSTVETVSPEEIESTRMLGARNESEILRAVARVTQARVADCMSVSASTISRTLEDLNRWATLLAAAGLQVVPIDSMVVDAHELTALESMAFKYLETRQQQRVKEGRS, from the coding sequence ATGAGTACCGTGGAAACAGTTTCTCCTGAAGAAATCGAAAGCACACGCATGCTCGGTGCACGGAACGAATCCGAAATCTTGCGCGCAGTTGCACGCGTTACCCAGGCGCGTGTGGCCGATTGCATGAGCGTCTCGGCCAGCACGATCAGCCGCACGCTGGAAGACCTGAACCGATGGGCGACGCTGCTCGCGGCCGCCGGCCTGCAGGTCGTTCCGATTGATTCCATGGTCGTCGATGCGCATGAACTGACGGCGCTCGAGAGCATGGCGTTCAAGTATCTCGAGACGCGGCAGCAGCAGCGCGTCAAGGAAGGGCGGTCATGA
- a CDS encoding S24 family peptidase: protein MEKVMHPTASRLFEAARKVRPDIETPADLARALNQSEQTINNWSYRGSGVSKQGRLLAQKELGISATWIEDGSGAALTSEAPAAGAAARHSLPEDQGNVLVWEHPDDLPPDDNRVWLGTYDYRFSAGTGLIQWEIRQKKALPFDVGFFRALGSKPKDCRLVRVHGDSMEPYLFDRDMIMVDTAKNNIRDGKVYAIYFADEPLVKQIFKMAGGAITLHSINSGKYPDKTITPEHLDSVSIMGEVIYRSGSGWAGGN from the coding sequence ATGGAAAAAGTGATGCATCCCACGGCAAGCCGGCTATTTGAGGCGGCAAGGAAGGTTCGGCCCGACATCGAAACGCCGGCCGATCTGGCGCGCGCACTCAATCAGAGCGAGCAGACAATCAACAACTGGTCATACCGTGGCAGCGGCGTATCGAAACAGGGTCGCCTGCTGGCCCAGAAGGAACTGGGCATCAGCGCTACGTGGATCGAAGACGGGTCCGGCGCGGCGCTAACATCGGAAGCGCCGGCTGCTGGCGCGGCCGCTCGGCACTCTCTGCCCGAAGACCAAGGGAACGTCCTGGTGTGGGAGCACCCGGACGACCTGCCGCCGGACGACAATCGCGTCTGGCTTGGCACATACGATTACAGGTTCAGCGCGGGGACAGGTTTGATTCAGTGGGAAATTCGGCAGAAGAAGGCCCTGCCGTTCGACGTTGGCTTCTTCCGCGCGCTCGGCTCGAAGCCGAAAGACTGCCGGCTCGTGCGGGTTCACGGCGACAGCATGGAGCCCTACCTGTTCGACCGCGACATGATCATGGTCGATACGGCGAAGAACAACATCCGGGATGGCAAGGTGTACGCGATCTATTTCGCCGACGAGCCGCTCGTCAAGCAGATCTTTAAGATGGCCGGCGGTGCGATCACGTTGCATTCGATCAATTCGGGCAAGTATCCTGATAAGACCATCACACCCGAACACCTCGACTCGGTTTCGATCATGGGCGAAGTGATCTATCGCTCGGGATCGGGCTGGGCCGGTGGCAACTGA
- a CDS encoding DUF1566 domain-containing protein has product MLNPQLTERTADFWTDRQHQQFNDAIAAEADRSELVAQIAKERLKAKIAALADDDLIGGMHSVTQQKHARALRAAFRESPEALGDLVMSIIVHAMSEDAELEAERSLDDDGPRFSNVRCSACGQGFGPGMRDSVAVSITSGAGRASTDQLPPHRRSSMEATKNAIELPELNEGEHYAGILIGKDGAPSHHVILLAGDAEDLTWKAAKEWAASIGGDLPSRREQSLLFANLGEQFKRDWYWSAEQHSSNSGWAWYQLFHYGGQDCYGQFYEFRARAVRRLIIQ; this is encoded by the coding sequence ATGCTCAACCCTCAATTAACCGAGCGCACGGCCGACTTCTGGACCGATCGCCAGCATCAGCAGTTCAACGACGCGATCGCTGCTGAAGCGGACCGCAGCGAGCTCGTCGCGCAGATCGCGAAGGAACGCCTGAAGGCCAAGATCGCCGCGCTGGCTGACGACGACCTGATCGGCGGCATGCACAGCGTGACGCAACAGAAGCACGCTCGCGCCCTGCGCGCCGCGTTCCGCGAGTCGCCGGAGGCGCTTGGCGATCTGGTGATGTCGATCATCGTGCACGCGATGAGCGAGGACGCGGAGCTCGAGGCCGAGCGCTCGCTCGACGATGACGGGCCGCGCTTCTCGAATGTCCGCTGTTCCGCATGCGGCCAGGGCTTCGGCCCGGGAATGCGGGATTCAGTAGCTGTATCGATCACATCGGGCGCCGGGCGCGCGTCGACTGACCAACTGCCACCTCACCGGAGATCCTCAATGGAAGCCACGAAGAATGCAATCGAACTGCCCGAACTCAACGAAGGCGAGCATTACGCCGGAATCCTGATCGGCAAGGACGGCGCACCGAGCCACCACGTGATCCTGCTTGCCGGCGATGCCGAAGATCTGACCTGGAAGGCCGCGAAAGAATGGGCCGCATCGATCGGCGGCGACCTGCCGAGCCGCCGCGAGCAATCGCTCCTGTTCGCCAACCTCGGCGAGCAATTCAAGCGCGACTGGTACTGGTCCGCTGAACAGCATTCATCGAACTCCGGCTGGGCCTGGTATCAGCTCTTCCACTACGGCGGCCAGGACTGCTACGGCCAGTTCTACGAGTTCCGCGCCCGCGCCGTCCGCAGATTGATCATTCAGTAA
- a CDS encoding KTSC domain-containing protein: MNTIEMQPVESSQIHSIGYDAASETLAIRFKNKANDPSSLYHYSQVTQANFDAFKSAESIGSHFYKFIKPFPERFPYVCIEKMPIPAPIVPATA; encoded by the coding sequence ATGAACACCATCGAAATGCAGCCGGTCGAGTCGTCACAAATCCACAGCATCGGATACGACGCGGCGAGCGAAACGCTCGCGATTCGGTTCAAGAACAAAGCGAATGATCCGTCGTCGCTCTACCACTACTCGCAGGTCACGCAGGCGAACTTCGACGCGTTCAAGAGCGCCGAGTCGATCGGCTCGCACTTCTACAAGTTCATCAAGCCGTTCCCGGAGCGCTTCCCCTACGTGTGCATCGAGAAGATGCCGATTCCGGCGCCGATCGTTCCCGCTACCGCGTAA
- a CDS encoding 1-pyrroline-5-carboxylate dehydrogenase: MPGHGRRAVHRMGQGLEVVARGTSGQRGGGSMRSEIETYLGTVVDSTAKKISINVGLPQLDVAKELNRMHTEGVVEREKRAGGGNEYAYWLVRGKQAAPAAAENVPMAVGIVEQTVDQDAKVIKPTQIEAQSTMARLAAEMISSDVLDLLKILDLPSSLTIAIEVARERAQAAQEGRDKQKGLISEIESLKDVNARLKANNADLEKRIDALSGDVRPLGSVFVTMGREAKPKRHTTIEKAQRRASALIRSERESEVLVLEPIGRMVRGSEWRAR, translated from the coding sequence ATGCCCGGTCATGGGCGGCGAGCTGTGCATCGCATGGGTCAAGGGCTGGAAGTCGTGGCACGAGGAACATCCGGCCAACGAGGCGGAGGAAGCATGAGATCCGAAATCGAAACCTATCTCGGCACCGTCGTCGATTCGACCGCGAAGAAGATTTCGATCAACGTCGGACTGCCGCAGCTCGACGTCGCCAAGGAACTGAATCGGATGCATACCGAGGGCGTCGTCGAGCGCGAGAAACGCGCCGGAGGCGGCAACGAGTATGCGTACTGGCTCGTGCGCGGCAAGCAGGCGGCACCGGCCGCTGCTGAGAACGTGCCGATGGCGGTCGGGATCGTCGAACAGACTGTCGATCAGGATGCGAAGGTGATCAAGCCGACGCAGATCGAGGCTCAGTCGACCATGGCGAGACTCGCGGCCGAAATGATTTCGTCGGATGTGCTCGATTTGCTGAAGATTCTCGATCTGCCGTCGTCGCTGACAATCGCGATCGAGGTGGCGCGCGAGCGCGCCCAAGCCGCCCAGGAAGGACGCGACAAGCAGAAAGGGCTCATCTCCGAGATCGAGTCGTTGAAGGACGTGAATGCCCGCCTGAAAGCCAACAATGCCGACCTCGAAAAACGCATCGACGCGCTCAGTGGCGACGTGCGGCCGCTCGGGTCGGTGTTCGTCACCATGGGCCGCGAAGCGAAGCCGAAGCGCCACACGACAATCGAGAAGGCACAGCGCCGTGCATCGGCGCTCATCCGCTCCGAGCGAGAATCGGAAGTGCTTGTGCTCGAACCCATCGGTCGCATGGTGCGCGGCAGCGAGTGGCGCGCGCGATAA
- a CDS encoding DUF1566 domain-containing protein: MQQIQLPPLAEGEVYLGGFVNATGDVEHVILLPGDIRATWHKAKEWAESLGGDLLNRYEQAFAFSKHPDLFEKAAYWSNTEDAEDPGWAWCQLFTNGTQHYSRQYNEFRARAVRRLSI; the protein is encoded by the coding sequence ATGCAACAGATCCAACTTCCCCCGCTCGCCGAAGGCGAGGTCTATCTCGGCGGTTTCGTCAACGCCACCGGCGACGTCGAGCACGTCATCCTCCTGCCCGGCGACATCCGCGCGACGTGGCACAAGGCCAAGGAATGGGCCGAGAGCCTCGGCGGCGACCTGCTGAACCGCTACGAGCAAGCATTCGCATTCTCCAAGCATCCCGACCTGTTCGAGAAGGCCGCGTACTGGTCGAACACCGAAGACGCTGAAGATCCCGGCTGGGCCTGGTGTCAGCTCTTCACCAACGGCACCCAGCACTACAGCCGCCAGTACAACGAGTTCCGCGCCCGCGCCGTCCGCAGATTGTCGATTTAA
- a CDS encoding DUF1566 domain-containing protein, with protein MTITLQAIENEHARISAMIETFKTQSQATEYRVDAAIIPLAAGERFAGAILNDDGTLSHYLILLPGQAEDVNWKGAIAWAAEHGGELPTRREQSLLFANLKHEFDERYYWSCEQHEENSGWAWSQGFHYGSQTCHYQLYEFRARAVRRFIPSVI; from the coding sequence ATGACGATCACGCTTCAAGCAATCGAGAACGAGCATGCGCGCATCAGCGCCATGATCGAGACATTCAAGACGCAGTCGCAGGCGACGGAATATCGCGTCGACGCGGCCATCATCCCGCTCGCGGCCGGCGAACGTTTCGCAGGTGCGATCCTGAACGACGATGGCACGCTGAGCCATTACCTGATCCTATTGCCCGGTCAGGCCGAGGACGTGAACTGGAAGGGTGCGATCGCATGGGCGGCCGAGCATGGCGGTGAACTGCCGACGCGACGCGAGCAGTCGCTGCTCTTCGCGAACCTGAAGCACGAGTTCGACGAGCGCTATTACTGGTCCTGCGAGCAGCACGAAGAAAACTCCGGCTGGGCCTGGTCTCAGGGCTTCCACTACGGCAGCCAGACCTGCCACTACCAGCTCTACGAGTTCCGCGCCCGCGCCGTCCGCAGATTTATTCCTTCGGTAATTTGA
- a CDS encoding four helix bundle protein: MALHTQLPIYRAAYALLDVVTDLVKNMPRDFKRSIGEKISGECIEIMVLVFRANVATDKSPHLTELLERLQVIELLLRLGMDKRLILRPAYARAIEQTTSIGKQATGWKKSADRRPLHGGQGFHG, from the coding sequence ATGGCCCTGCACACTCAACTCCCGATTTATCGAGCGGCCTACGCGCTGCTCGACGTCGTCACTGACCTGGTCAAGAACATGCCCCGCGACTTCAAGCGCAGCATCGGCGAGAAGATCAGCGGGGAATGCATCGAGATCATGGTGTTGGTGTTTCGCGCCAATGTGGCGACTGACAAGTCGCCTCACCTTACCGAGCTGCTCGAACGCCTGCAGGTGATCGAGTTGCTTCTCCGGCTCGGCATGGATAAACGTCTGATCTTGCGTCCGGCGTATGCGCGTGCAATCGAACAGACGACCAGTATCGGGAAGCAGGCCACCGGGTGGAAGAAGTCCGCAGACCGTCGCCCGCTCCATGGAGGTCAAGGCTTCCATGGCTGA
- a CDS encoding RNA-directed DNA polymerase: MAERYFNLVVPLAHEATAMRNEETDRRRAGRSSAVSPLIGEDLQQSDVDSTILPAGPGIRTSTTATRTTTTRTTSSAPAPSADWENRFTFAELVEAYLDCRRTKRNSNTALAFEIGLERNLRLLHDELADGSYRPGRSICFVITRPKPREVWAAEFRDRIVHHLLYNRIGPRFERSFIVDSCACIEGRGTLYAAQRLESKVRSITQNWSRPAHYLKCDLANFFVSIDKRILRELLVAKIHEPFWRKLTELVLMHDPRADYVYRGDPAMMERVPPHKRLMEQSPDLGLPIGNLSSQFFANVYLDVLDQRAKHMLGARHYIRYVDDFVFLHESPARLNAILADVTAFLPARLGARINPRKTILQPIDRGIDFVGQVIKPWRRETRKRTRNEALRRVAETPAADLMPVANSYFGLLRQATASHQDRASLANRLRSLGKAIDRDLTKTF; this comes from the coding sequence ATGGCTGAGCGATATTTCAATCTGGTCGTGCCGCTGGCTCACGAGGCCACCGCCATGCGCAATGAGGAAACCGACCGCCGGCGTGCGGGAAGGTCCAGCGCAGTTTCTCCGCTGATCGGCGAGGACCTTCAGCAGAGCGACGTAGATAGCACGATACTTCCGGCTGGGCCTGGTATCAGAACTTCAACAACGGCAACCAGAACTACAACAACCAGAACAACGAGTTCCGCGCCCGCGCCGTCCGCAGATTGGGAAAATCGATTCACGTTCGCCGAGCTGGTCGAGGCCTATCTCGACTGCCGGCGCACGAAACGAAACAGCAATACCGCGCTCGCGTTCGAGATCGGCCTCGAACGCAACCTGCGATTACTGCACGACGAGCTGGCCGACGGCAGCTATCGGCCCGGCCGCTCGATCTGCTTCGTCATCACGCGACCGAAGCCGCGCGAAGTTTGGGCGGCCGAGTTCCGCGATCGCATCGTGCACCACCTGCTCTACAACCGGATCGGCCCTCGCTTCGAGCGGTCGTTCATCGTCGACTCGTGCGCCTGTATCGAGGGGCGCGGCACCCTGTACGCCGCGCAGCGCCTCGAATCGAAGGTGCGTTCGATCACGCAGAACTGGTCGCGACCCGCGCATTATCTGAAGTGCGATCTCGCGAATTTCTTCGTCAGCATCGACAAGCGCATCCTGCGCGAGTTGCTGGTCGCGAAGATCCACGAGCCATTCTGGCGCAAGCTGACCGAGCTCGTGCTGATGCACGATCCACGGGCCGACTACGTCTACCGCGGCGACCCGGCGATGATGGAGCGCGTGCCGCCGCACAAGCGCCTGATGGAGCAATCGCCGGATCTCGGGCTGCCGATCGGAAACCTGTCGAGCCAGTTCTTCGCGAACGTGTACCTCGACGTGCTCGATCAGCGCGCGAAGCACATGCTCGGCGCGCGGCACTACATCCGGTACGTCGACGATTTCGTGTTCCTGCACGAGTCGCCGGCGCGCCTGAACGCGATCCTCGCCGATGTCACCGCCTTTCTGCCGGCACGGCTCGGCGCGCGTATCAACCCGCGCAAGACCATTTTGCAGCCGATCGACCGCGGCATCGACTTCGTCGGTCAGGTCATCAAGCCCTGGCGCCGTGAAACGCGGAAACGCACGCGCAACGAAGCGCTACGGCGCGTTGCCGAGACGCCGGCCGCCGACCTAATGCCCGTCGCGAATTCGTATTTCGGGCTGCTCCGCCAGGCAACCGCCAGCCATCAGGACCGCGCGAGCCTCGCAAACCGCCTGCGTTCGCTCGGTAAAGCCATAGATCGCGACCTCACCAAGACGTTCTGA
- a CDS encoding phosphoadenosine phosphosulfate reductase domain-containing protein, translating to MSHQTDIFAAGAQRLQMTESIELTIQSMQVYGPDHDHWGIAWSGGKDSTATLTIICWLIDTGKIAAPKTLTVFYADTRQELPPLAISALHIMDELHERGIQVDVVRAPLDKRFMVYILGRGVPPPNNNTLRWCTRQIKIDPMEEALRKRLDGIDGSILMITGVRQGESAIRDRRIEMSCGKDGAECGQGWYQQVLPNARGLRGRIATLAPLLHWRVCHVWEWLRHWAPAAEFGDWSTAAIADAYGGDEAEEINARTGCIGCALAQEEKALETVLATPQWAYLTPLRGIKPLWRELREPQHRLRKPGLEKLKSGGVAKNPQRLGPLTFEARLMALDRILSIQAECNHIARATGRPSIDLIDAEEEARIRELIAAGTWPQGWEGDEPTGDVVLDVVYANGAIQPRLFSEEESA from the coding sequence ATGAGCCACCAGACCGACATCTTCGCTGCCGGCGCGCAGCGCCTGCAGATGACCGAATCCATCGAGCTAACGATCCAATCGATGCAGGTATACGGCCCCGATCATGACCACTGGGGTATTGCGTGGTCCGGTGGGAAGGACAGCACCGCGACACTCACGATCATCTGCTGGTTGATCGACACGGGCAAGATCGCCGCGCCGAAGACGCTCACGGTGTTCTATGCCGACACGCGGCAGGAGCTTCCACCACTCGCGATTTCCGCGCTGCACATCATGGACGAGCTGCACGAGCGCGGCATCCAGGTGGACGTCGTGCGAGCGCCGCTCGACAAGCGATTCATGGTCTACATCCTCGGCCGCGGCGTGCCGCCGCCGAACAACAACACGCTTCGCTGGTGTACGCGGCAGATCAAGATCGACCCGATGGAAGAGGCGCTTCGCAAACGACTCGACGGCATCGACGGCTCGATCCTCATGATCACCGGCGTCCGTCAGGGCGAAAGCGCAATCCGCGATCGTCGGATCGAGATGAGCTGCGGCAAGGATGGCGCCGAGTGTGGTCAGGGCTGGTATCAGCAGGTGCTACCGAACGCACGCGGCCTGCGCGGCCGGATCGCGACGCTCGCCCCGCTGCTGCATTGGCGCGTCTGCCACGTGTGGGAATGGCTGCGCCACTGGGCGCCGGCGGCTGAGTTCGGCGATTGGTCGACGGCCGCAATCGCGGACGCGTACGGCGGCGACGAGGCCGAGGAGATTAACGCGCGCACGGGCTGTATCGGATGCGCACTTGCCCAGGAGGAAAAGGCTCTCGAAACGGTGCTTGCGACACCGCAGTGGGCCTATCTCACACCCCTGCGCGGCATCAAGCCGCTATGGCGCGAACTGCGCGAGCCGCAGCATCGCCTGCGCAAACCGGGGCTCGAGAAGCTGAAAAGCGGCGGCGTCGCGAAGAATCCGCAGCGCCTCGGACCGCTGACGTTCGAAGCGCGATTGATGGCGCTCGATCGGATCCTTTCGATCCAGGCCGAATGCAACCACATCGCGCGCGCCACTGGGCGTCCGTCGATCGACCTGATCGATGCCGAAGAAGAGGCCCGGATCCGCGAGCTGATCGCCGCGGGGACGTGGCCGCAGGGATGGGAAGGCGACGAGCCGACAGGAGACGTCGTGCTCGACGTCGTATATGCAAATGGCGCGATCCAGCCGCGCCTCTTCAGCGAGGAGGAATCAGCATGA
- a CDS encoding helix-turn-helix transcriptional regulator: MTELSQLAQEIAARLTPHALWDLAELAAYLHRSEQHTRQWIITQDGFPRPIRIPSGKSAVERARPLWRAKDVIAWAESHVEA; the protein is encoded by the coding sequence ATGACCGAACTCTCTCAACTCGCACAGGAAATTGCCGCGCGCCTGACGCCGCACGCGCTTTGGGATCTGGCCGAGCTGGCCGCATACCTGCATCGAAGCGAGCAGCACACGCGCCAGTGGATCATCACGCAGGACGGGTTCCCGCGGCCGATCCGCATCCCGTCAGGGAAAAGTGCGGTCGAGCGCGCGCGGCCGCTCTGGCGCGCGAAGGATGTGATCGCGTGGGCCGAGTCTCACGTCGAAGCCTGA